One Acetobacterium sp. KB-1 DNA segment encodes these proteins:
- a CDS encoding corrinoid protein, whose amino-acid sequence MSKIEEVKAKVEAGKSKLVPGLVQEALDEGSAPGEILQAMVDSMGVVGDKFSSGEIFVPEMLIAAKAMSKGVEVLKPLMAGDGSASLGTCVIGTVAGDLHDIGKNLVSMMIESAGFDMVDLGVDVPADTFVSAVKDNDNVKIVACSGLLTTTMPALKEAVATVKAACPDVKVIVGGAPVTPEYAAEVGADGYAPDAGSAAVKAKELVSA is encoded by the coding sequence ATGTCAAAAATTGAAGAAGTTAAAGCAAAGGTTGAAGCAGGAAAGTCTAAATTAGTACCAGGGCTGGTACAGGAAGCCCTTGATGAAGGCAGTGCACCAGGTGAAATTCTCCAGGCGATGGTCGATTCCATGGGTGTTGTTGGGGACAAATTCTCTTCTGGCGAAATTTTTGTTCCAGAAATGCTCATCGCTGCCAAAGCCATGTCAAAAGGGGTTGAGGTCTTAAAACCACTGATGGCTGGTGACGGCTCTGCCTCTCTGGGTACTTGTGTTATCGGTACCGTGGCTGGGGATCTTCACGATATTGGCAAAAATCTGGTATCGATGATGATCGAAAGTGCTGGGTTCGATATGGTTGATTTGGGTGTTGATGTACCGGCTGATACCTTCGTTTCCGCCGTTAAAGACAATGACAATGTGAAAATTGTCGCGTGCTCGGGTCTTCTGACCACCACCATGCCCGCCTTAAAAGAAGCCGTAGCAACGGTAAAAGCAGCTTGCCCGGATGTAAAAGTTATTGTTGGTGGAGCCCCGGTAACACCGGAATATGCCGCCGAAGTTGGTGCTGACGGCTATGCACCAGATGCTGGCAGTGCCGCTGTCAAAGCCAAAGAACTGGTATCGGCATAA